A portion of the Cervus elaphus chromosome X, mCerEla1.1, whole genome shotgun sequence genome contains these proteins:
- the LOC122689786 gene encoding collagen alpha-1(III) chain-like isoform X3 — translation MDPEAHGGGAMRAADEDAGAVASATGTAHGGQGVPGGAGGRHGPGDPAGPGDAVSRGVPAGSGDMADPRDPSTAGESGGAAAAIPQTPGAPHAPGPGGDTAPGAGVLSNRVFQFNLAVPFSSYAEADNARYLLTRLTQLRWPVQRELYVCGRMLPIDC, via the exons ATGGACCCTGAGGCACACGGTGGAGGAGCCATGAGGGCAGCCGATGAAGACGCAGGCGCCGTGGCCTCTGCAACGGGCACAGCACATGGTGGCCAAGGTGtgccaggtggtgctggtggccgCCATGGCCCTGGCGACCCAGCTGGCCCTGGAGACGCTGTCAGTCGAGGAGTCCCTGCCGGCTCCGGCGACATGGCTGATCCCAGAGACCCCAGCACTGCCGGAGAGTCAGGTGGCGCAGCCGCTGCCATTCCGCAGACCCCGGGGGCACCCCACGCACCAGGGCCTGGCGGAGACACTGCACCCGGAGCTGGAGTTCTGAGTAACCGAGTCTTCCAGTT CAACCTCGCCGTGCCTTTCTCATCGTACGCGGAGGCGGACAACGCCCGCTACCTCCTGACTCGACTTACTCAACTGCGATGGCCGGTTCAGAGGGAGCTCTACGTTTGTGGCCGCATGTTG CCGATTGACTGCTGA
- the LOC122689786 gene encoding cancer/testis antigen 1-like isoform X1, with translation MDPEAHGGGAMRAADEDAGAVASATGTAHGGQGVPGGAGGRHGPGDPAGPGDAVSRGVPAGSGDMADPRDPSTAGESGGAAAAIPQTPGAPHAPGPGGDTAPGAGVLSNRVFQFNLAVPFSSYAEADNARYLLTRLTQLRWPVQRELYVCGRMLVLRLTAEDQALLQTAIAFCQQQLSVVMWTLLNFVPAQPQHRRGL, from the exons ATGGACCCTGAGGCACACGGTGGAGGAGCCATGAGGGCAGCCGATGAAGACGCAGGCGCCGTGGCCTCTGCAACGGGCACAGCACATGGTGGCCAAGGTGtgccaggtggtgctggtggccgCCATGGCCCTGGCGACCCAGCTGGCCCTGGAGACGCTGTCAGTCGAGGAGTCCCTGCCGGCTCCGGCGACATGGCTGATCCCAGAGACCCCAGCACTGCCGGAGAGTCAGGTGGCGCAGCCGCTGCCATTCCGCAGACCCCGGGGGCACCCCACGCACCAGGGCCTGGCGGAGACACTGCACCCGGAGCTGGAGTTCTGAGTAACCGAGTCTTCCAGTT CAACCTCGCCGTGCCTTTCTCATCGTACGCGGAGGCGGACAACGCCCGCTACCTCCTGACTCGACTTACTCAACTGCGATGGCCGGTTCAGAGGGAGCTCTACGTTTGTGGCCGCATGTTGGTTCT CCGATTGACTGCTGAAGACCAAGCCTTGCTCCAGACGGCCATCGCCTTCTGTCAGCAGCAGCTTTCCGTGGTGATGTGGACCTTGCTGAACTTTGTGCCTGCCCAGCCTCAGCACAGAAGAGGGCTTTAA
- the LOC122689786 gene encoding cancer/testis antigen 1-like isoform X2 — protein MDPEAHGGGAMRAADEDAGAVASATGTAHGGQGVPGGAGGRHGPGDPAGPGDAVSRGVPAGSGDMADPRDPSTAGESGGAAAAIPQTPGAPHAPGPGGDTAPGAGVLSNRVFQFNLAVPFSSYAEADNARYLLTRLTQLRWPVQRELYVCGRIRLTAEDQALLQTAIAFCQQQLSVVMWTLLNFVPAQPQHRRGL, from the exons ATGGACCCTGAGGCACACGGTGGAGGAGCCATGAGGGCAGCCGATGAAGACGCAGGCGCCGTGGCCTCTGCAACGGGCACAGCACATGGTGGCCAAGGTGtgccaggtggtgctggtggccgCCATGGCCCTGGCGACCCAGCTGGCCCTGGAGACGCTGTCAGTCGAGGAGTCCCTGCCGGCTCCGGCGACATGGCTGATCCCAGAGACCCCAGCACTGCCGGAGAGTCAGGTGGCGCAGCCGCTGCCATTCCGCAGACCCCGGGGGCACCCCACGCACCAGGGCCTGGCGGAGACACTGCACCCGGAGCTGGAGTTCTGAGTAACCGAGTCTTCCAGTT CAACCTCGCCGTGCCTTTCTCATCGTACGCGGAGGCGGACAACGCCCGCTACCTCCTGACTCGACTTACTCAACTGCGATGGCCGGTTCAGAGGGAGCTCTACGTTTGTGGCCGCAT CCGATTGACTGCTGAAGACCAAGCCTTGCTCCAGACGGCCATCGCCTTCTGTCAGCAGCAGCTTTCCGTGGTGATGTGGACCTTGCTGAACTTTGTGCCTGCCCAGCCTCAGCACAGAAGAGGGCTTTAA